Within Solea solea chromosome 1, fSolSol10.1, whole genome shotgun sequence, the genomic segment ATGTTCAGGGTAAATATTCATAAATATTAAGTCTTAAATTAATCCAAAGTgcatttttgtttagtttttataattttgtcctgttttgttttataagaaacaaacacataattTGCAGATGAattcatcaaaaaaataatccaaTGCTGGTTTGTTAACTGTGAAATTAGGATTATTTATCGTAGATTATTTGAGTTTTAAATCAGAATCATTGACTACATTAACTAGCAGCATGttagctaatgctaatgctaaccaTCGGTTCATTGAAGTGTCATAGACTGAAGTTCTTCCAGCGATCACTGGGCGTCACTGTAGTGAAGTAAACAAGTAAAACCAGCGTTTTTTGTGTGAACGTGATGATTCAGGGTTTTAgtggactaaaaaaaaagaaaagttcagaTCCATTAAAGTTAATTTTATTGacttaaaattaataaataaatagaaagtgAATTTACGGCAGTTTACTTTGACACAGAGCGACCTTTGACCTCCGCCTGACATTCCCGCAACTCGACTCATCGTCAGGTTCTCACCTGTAAACTGGACTCCGCCCTGGACAGGAAGCTCtgccccctcccccacctctgCGGCTAATCTGAACACACTGTCTATAGTGCAAAAAAACTCAacacaaaaatattaacaataacattattaataatatacttattattataataataataataacaacatcaacatggtaaccatggaaacgtAAAGAAGTTTGGTTCCAGCAGCTGGGCCAACTTGTTTCTTTCAAGTATCTctcaacagacacacacacgtgcgcacgcacacacacacaaagttaataaaaaaagattctccttttttcttcctgtaacatttttttcaaatataaacaaagtcaaacaaaaacCGTGGTAACGATAAAAACGTGAAACAAGTTGCATAGTTTTGAGATtttctgtagttttttttttcaggcacGCGTCTCTCTGCGCTCTGATTGGTCGAGCGGTGCTTGAACGTCTCCGCCACATAAATAAGCCCCACCCCCTCCGTCTGTAACAAAAATATATtagatattcttttttttttgtatttttctgaaAGTGCTGTGGAGACTCTGAGTCCGGAGAAGAGTTCTTGTTCCAGAGAGGAGCAGAACCACCGGTCCACCGGTCCTCTCCGGTCCTCTCCAGTCCAGTCCAGGTTTCCATGTTTACGAGCAGCCGCACTCCTCCACGATCATGTTCTGAATGTCCTTCTTGATGATCTTCTGCTCCTCGTTGTAGTAGAGCATGGACATGGCTCGTAGCCGCGTGGGGACGCAGCACGAGCGCAGGTTCTGGAAAGGACTGTAGCCCCTCAGGCGGTAGTGGCTGATGACGGTGGAGTGGAAGGACAGCGTGGACCCAGTGATGCTTGTCACGTGGGAGGGACACTCGCCCTCGCAGTAGTTGGCGTGGTAACCGGACGGCGCGATGATCCAGTCGTTCCAGCCGATGTCCTTGAAGTTGACGTAGAATTGTCGCTTGCAGCAGACGCGAACTTTGCCGTCACACTCCAGCCCGCGCTTAGTACGCCGCCGCGCGTCGCCACCGTCCCCCTGCCGCACCACGACCATGAGGAAGGGCCGGTGCGATTGCTCGCGCTGGATGACGCGCTGTGATGTGTTGGCGCTGCCGGATACCAGGATGAGCGTGGCACCGGCATCCGCGCAGAGCGGACAAGAAACTCTGAGGCTCAGCACGGAGCCGTTGGTGCTCTGCAGCAGCGCCTGCACGGCCGCTGACACCGGGAATGTGTGCCAGCCGCTGCGACGCGTGTCCACTGCCTTCTCCGCCAGGAGGACGTCGTCCTGCAGTGGAGACGAGTGTCCGCTGGGAAGCCGGCGCTGCTGGAACAGGCGGATGGTGACTTTGGCTCGGCTGCGGTTGGTTTTGGCCAAACGTAGAAACATCCAGACGTTAGCCTGCTCCACCAGAGACACGTCACTGCCGTCTTTAGAGAGGACAAAGTCCACCACACCCTGAGACTCAcctgagggacacacacacagacaatgttAATGACCtaggtaaccatggcaacatcgcTCATGCCTGACAACATGGAGGACAGTTGAAACCACTTCTCTCTGTGGACACGTGTCTCAtacactcgtgtgtgtgtgtgtgtgtatgtgtgtgtgccacatCTGAGCCTCACACACGCACTCTGTCTCTGCTGACTCAGAAGcagtggttctggttctggtggtTGGAGGTTTTGCAGTGGGCCGGTGTTTACAGTAGTTAATGATTCCCACCAGGAGCTTCagtgtgaggacacacacacacacacacagaggacacacacacacacagtggacacacacacacacacaggacacagtcTTCAGTGCTGAACATGAGGATCATGTTGTAGAGGCTAAACTTTAGCTGCTGTCTTCAGTGTTAGTCAAATAACCATCAAATGACTAGTTTAGACATTGGTTAACTAGTATAACTCATATAACCACTTTAGAAATCACTTAACGAGTATAACTCATTACATAACCAGTTTGGACATCAGTTAACTAGTATAACTCATATAACTAGTTTAGACATTAACTAGTATAGCTAATCATAGAACTAGTTTAGATGTTAACTAGTATAACTCACCATATAACTAGTTTAGACGTCATTAACTCGTATAACTCACCATATAACCAGT encodes:
- the inhbaa gene encoding inhibin subunit beta Aa, yielding MSPLLSWTVPVQLPVHVPVLVLVVVLLHGCSSSPDTLSKSLTAHPDLQQLLPDDASSSHCPSCALARMRRNEGGVAAAEEEEAAQQDVVEAVKRHILNMLHLRTRPNITRPVPRAALLNALRKLHVGRVAEDGSVQIEGEEEPRGRGGRTGGGGAVAAALAAARTGDDDGDAQETTEIITFAEAGESQGVVDFVLSKDGSDVSLVEQANVWMFLRLAKTNRSRAKVTIRLFQQRRLPSGHSSPLQDDVLLAEKAVDTRRSGWHTFPVSAAVQALLQSTNGSVLSLRVSCPLCADAGATLILVSGSANTSQRVIQREQSHRPFLMVVVRQGDGGDARRRTKRGLECDGKVRVCCKRQFYVNFKDIGWNDWIIAPSGYHANYCEGECPSHVTSITGSTLSFHSTVISHYRLRGYSPFQNLRSCCVPTRLRAMSMLYYNEEQKIIKKDIQNMIVEECGCS